A genomic stretch from Arachis stenosperma cultivar V10309 chromosome 3, arast.V10309.gnm1.PFL2, whole genome shotgun sequence includes:
- the LOC130966647 gene encoding uncharacterized protein LOC130966647, which yields MGLGHNFLEEQPPLYHIEQSLHQYAYPNLGYGGFHYDYTPPPLYTYDPYPQHNPQSPYFQTLHHHTYTPPYIPPQDTFQHESPPTYTTFFPTNEPSLLPNGEAFSPLAQDHQDLQAFLQEQEEFRRTQGQFVATIAKAVNRLVLLRSSNQNTSLEECEGSTKDWSEEENMEPQGKEEGLELEVQLEEEREVCEPEERKEELKEVDQDEDSIIHDFLSSLINPLDDPNETIPIEFERDMEVDFSQPPCYDLSDGKEEVGKEVTPF from the coding sequence ATGGGATTGGGGCATAACTTTTTGGAGGAGCAACCTCCTCTATACCATATTGAACAAAGCCTTCACCAATATGCATATCCAAACCTAGGATATGGTGGATTTCACTATGACTATACCCCTCCACCACTATATACCTATGACCCCTACCCTCAACACAACCCTCAATCACCATATTTTCAAACATTGCACCACCACACCTATACACCCCCTTACATACCACCTCAAGATACCTTCCAACATGAATCACCTCCCACATATACAACCTTTTTCCCAACTAATGAACCTTCCCTCTTACCTAATGGTGAAGCTTTCTCACCCTTGGCCCAAGACCATCAAGACCTTCAAGCCTTTCTCCAAGAGCAAGAAGAATTCCGAAGGACACAAGGGCAATTTGTGGCAACCATAGCCAAAGCGGTGAACCGTTTAGTCCTCCTACGCTCATCCAATCAAAATACTTCTCTTGAAGAATGTGAAGGATCAACTAAAGATTGGAGTGAAGAGGAGAATATGGAGCCTCAAGGGAAAGAAGAAGGGTTAGAGCTTGAAGTGCAACTAGAGGAAGAAAGGGAAGTATGTGAACCAGAGGAGAGAAAGGAGGAATTgaaagaggttgatcaagatgAGGATTCCATCATTCATGATTTTTTGTCCTCCTTGATCAATCCCCTTGATGATCCTAATGAGACTATTCCCATTGAGTTTGAGAGAGACATGGAGGTAGACTTCTCACAACCTCCTtgttatgatttgagtgatgggAAAGAGGAAGTTGGTAAGGAAGTAACTCCGTTCTAA